The Salvelinus namaycush isolate Seneca chromosome 19, SaNama_1.0, whole genome shotgun sequence DNA window taactgcattgttaagggcctgtaagtaagcatttcactgtaaggtctactacacctgttgtattcggcacgtgacaaatttgatttgaatgtcattgtatgctgtagcattaagatttcccatcACTGGGACTAatgggcctagcccaaaccaggaaaaacagccccagaccattattcctgttccaccaaactttacagttggcactatgcaatggggcaggtagcgttctcctggcatccgccaaacccagattcgtccatcagactgccaaTGGTGACGCGTGATTCAACACTCCAGAggacgcatttccactgctccagaggccaatggctttataccactccagccgacacttggcattgcacatgatgatcttaggcttgtgtgctcggccctgaaaacccatttcattaaactcccgacgaacagttcttgtgctgacgttgcttccagaggcagtttggaactcgttagTCGGTGTTGCatccgaggacagactatttttacacgcttcagcacttggtgtTTTCGTTCTGTgggcttgtgtggtctaccacttcacagctgagccgttgttgctcctagatgttcctacttcacaataacagcacttgcagttgaccggggaagtTCTTGCAGGGCAAAGATTTGACAAACTGAGCTGTTCAGTACGTGCCTTTCTACTGCCAATGGCGATTGtatggttgtgtgctcgattgtatacacctttcagcaacgggtgtagctgaaatggccaaatccactaatttgaagggttgtccacatacttttttttttgtccacATAGTAGACCTATGTAGTGACCACATAGTGTTCCATTTGAGTTGTCTCTGCACCCCCGCAGGTTTTTCCTGTGTTTAGAGACCCTAGTGAGCTGTGGTCTCTCAGGCCTCACGTCCCCTCTGGCATTTGGGGAGGCGGTCCTGGGGGCGGTGGGGCGCAGCGCGGGGACTCTGGGGAATAAGGAGCAGCTGTGGAGGATGTGGAGCGTGGTGGTCAACCCACTGACTGTTACCATCACACAGGTATGAAGTGGACACTGTAAATACATGTCCTGTAACTGCACTGAATATGGTGCTTGTTTGTTGAGATGCAAGACCAATTTCACCAAGTGGACACAAACtactattataattattattaacCTATGCGTTTCACAAATAGGGATTTGCGATGGAGATTAGTTTTAATAAGGTTTTTCTCCCTCCCTGACAGACCAATGAGGTGAACCAAGGGGACGCTCTGGAGCACAACTTCAGTGCTGTTCACACTGCCCTGATGTTCCCCATCACACACCTGCTACCTGGCAACGCCCTGCCACAGGTGAGTCTCTGAGATTCCGTGAATTAAGGTCATGCTATTGGATTTTTCAAGTTGGCGACTATCAATGAATTCAGTGCTTTGCATATTTTGATCAGTAGAGTAGTTATTTGGGATGCAGGAGGTTTTGGTGATTTAAAGATGCGCTGTCCCACTGCAAGGGTGCGTGGTAGCTTAGCGGGGTTTTCagaactcggtcctcgggaccccaagtagtgcatgtttttttcccctagcactacacagctgattcaaatgatcaatgCTTGATGTTGACTTGGTTATCTGAATAAGCGGTGTAGTGCTaggggcaaaaaccaaaacgtgcactccttggggtcccgaggaccgagtttggggaaACCCTGAGTTCGAGCGAATGGACAAGTAACGGAAAGGTTGCTTGttccgatgtgcccttgagtaaggcacttaaccttCAGGGTCGGcgttgataatggctgaccctggccaTGACCCTGCTCTCCGGGggtctcagggagagttgggatTTGCAAAAAGCACATTTCCATTTCAAAATAGGACAAACATAAGCCCCATTGGTCAATCTCAAACACTGATTTAGCCGCCTTTCCTCTGTAGGTGACCCAGAAGTCCATGCTGGGTACGTGGTCCAGGCTGTATAAGGTGTTTGCCTGCTGCTCTGCCCTGGTGGCCACGGCCGAGGAGAATGTCTGCTGTGAGGAGctgtgtggcaaaatggctgccCTATTGGACAGGAAGGCCCTGAGGGTAAGCGGAGAGAGCTTACTGTACAAACAGATCTAAGTTACTGGGATTGTTAGCCCTTTGAATAAGAATATTATACTGCTGCACAATAGTTTTCATTGTTCAGATTCATTGATTGTATTATGATCATTTTCCAGGTTCCGTCAACGTTGGATGCGGTTGCTAACATCCTCCTGGTCATCGTTGAGAGTTCTGACTTCTCTCCCTACACCTCACAGTTTCAACAGAAGATGAAATGTAAGCTATCTATAGATAGATATCTCATTAAGCAGAAGCTTTTATCCAAAGAAATCCTTTGTATGCATGGGTGGCCTTGATGTTTGGTTACCTTCCCCTCCCTGTCCCTTCCAGCTCCCCACACCCCTCTGGCCTGGGTGCGTAAGAAAAGCAAAGCCCTTGGGAACCTGTCTACCTTCCAGACCCTGCTGGTCCAGGCCCTGGAGGCCTTTAATGCTGTTGAGGCTCCTGAGACGGTCCCTGAGGGTACAGGCCTGGCCCTGGTCTCCATCCTCTCTACCCTGTTCTCTAATCTGGCCCTGGCTACAGCCATACAGGAGGCCCTGGCCTCTCTCACAAAGCCCCTCACAGCCCTCTATGAACAGCCTGGGAGGACTCCAAATGAGCAGCTGAAATCCACCTCAAGTCTTGGAGCAAAAGTGTGTTcaaatgtttactattttctttCTTTGTCCAAAAGTCTCCTTAACAGCttaacctgtaccccacacattgactcagtaccggtaccccctgtatatagcctcgttattgttattttgttactttttatttagtaaatattttcttaattctaATTCTtgatctgcattgttggttaagggcttgtaagtaagcatttaaaaaaatatatatatatattcacctttatttaacccggTAGGCCAGATGAaaataagttctcatttacaactgcgacctggccgagATAAAGCAATGCAGTGCGACCAACTtatcaacacagagttacacatgggatcaacaaacgtacagtcaataatttcactaaggtctacacctgttgtattcagcatttcactgtaaggtgaaatacctgttgtattcggtgcatgtgacaaataagatttgatcaAATGTATTTCTATATAAACTACTGCACTAATATTATAGAAGTATTGGCTATGCTTTCTTTGCAAGCTTCAGCTCTTTAACCAATCCTTTTTGTCTGGGTGGTTGTGTTCCTCCAGCTGGAGAAGCTCCTGGTTGATGTGTTGGGCTGCTTGCAGACATGTTCAGCCCTGGCCTATGATGATGAGCTGCTGTCCCTGCTGTCCCCCCTGCTCTGTGTCCTGTTCCTCCACCGGCGAAAGCACATCCGTTCCCTCGTCACACAGTTCTGGAACGCAACCTTCGCTAACGCTTTGGCCCTCGTCTACCCAGAAGAACTCAAGTAAGAATCTACATTTAGAAGTTAAAGTTTGAGCCAAATAATGTTTTGTATATATCCATTAAAAGTGTTTTAGGCCAGAATTAGGCTTAATCTAGGTCTGGACCTAAACCAATGATCAGGTTTTCATGTTTGCTCATGCTTCTTTCTGTTTCCAGGCCAGTGTTGAGCCAGGTGAAGCAGAACACTCCTATCCTCTTACCTGGCTTTCAGTCTGTTGAAGTTCCAGATGAGCTCAGTGGACAGTACTCGGTGAGTGTTTTCCCTGTTGAATAAGTTCCAGGTGAGCTCAGTGGACAGTACTCGGTGAGTGTTTTCCCTGTTGAATAAGTTCCAGGTGAGCTCAGTGGACAGTACTCGGTGAGTGTTTTCCCTGTTGAATAAGTTCCAGGTGAGCTCAGTGGACAGTACTCGGTGAGTGTTTTCCCTGTTGGAATAAGTTCCAGGTGAGCTCAGTGGACAGTACTCGGTGAGTGTTTTCCCTGTTGGAATAAGTTCCAGGTGAGCTCAGTGGACAGTACTCGGTGAGTGTTTTCCCTGTTGAATAAGTTCCAGGTGAGCTCAGTGGACAGTACTCGGTGAGTGTTTTCCCTGTTGAATAAGTTCCAGGTGAGCTCAGTGGACAGTACTCGGTGAGTGTTTTCCCTGTTGGAATAAGTTCCAGGTGAGCTCAGTGGACAGTACTCGGTGAGTGTTTTCCCTGTTGGAATAAGTTCCAGGTGAGCTCAGTGGACAGTACTCGGTGAGTGTTTTCCCTGTTGAATAAGTTCCAGGTGAGCTCAGTGGACAGTACTCGGTGAGTGTTTTCCCTGTTGGAATAAGTTCCAGGTGAGCTCAGTGGACAGTACTCGGTGAGTGTTTTCCCTGTTGAATAAGTTCCTGGGTGAGCTGGTTTCATATGAATGGTATACTAATCCCTGGATTATGTTCTGGGTGTGTGTGCAGAGTGAGAGCTCTCAGCTGGAGACCAAGCTGAGTGGAGTGCAGATGACTCCTGGGGTGAAGAGAGACTCTCTACTGGCGAGGGTTGGAGAGATGAAGGACAGGAGCTCCAAGACATCCAAGCCTGTCTCTGTAAGGACCAGTTTTATTTAGTTCTCTATTCTCAGAACCCACCAATCACATTTATTGAAGCCCTTTATAAATTGGCAGTTATCACAGTGCCAGTCTGAGCCAGATAAGCTAGGTAGCTTTCATATACAGCGAGCTCCAAAGGGATTGGGACATTGACAATTTGTTTtgttggctctgtactccagcactttggattcaCCTttagtcacttttattataaataagaagataatgtttctaaacacttctacattaattttGTTTCTACTATTAGacataatcctgaatgaatcgtgaataatgattagtgagaaagttagaggcataaatatcatacccccctcccctgttattgtaatggtgagaggttagcatgtcttgggggtatgatatctgTGAGTCTAACTTTCTATCATTATTCACGTTTCATTCAGGATTATGGTACTAACCACATTAATGTGGAAGTGTTTAGAAATAtattttcttatttacaataaaagtgactcaaatgacccaatacattatttactattaatttctattgggcacaaaataatctgaaacacaaccaaaacaaacagcaaatgcatcccaCAAGTTTGTACAGTCACAAGcatgatgtaatcattgcgtgctagaaatatgggaccaaatacaacATTTTACTAtaatacacaagtgaatttgtcccccTAAAATCAGGGGGAGGAACTATTTACAAAAAGTGCTgcaatttctaaacagttcacccgatatggatgaaaatcccctcaaattaaagctgtcaGTCTGCACTTTATCTTAGtaattgtatcatttcaaatccaaagtgctggagtatagagccccTCCAAAAAATCTGTGTCATATTGGAGATAATTTCTATTCCCTCCCCAACAGATGAAGCTCGACTTTGGCTCTCCCAAGCCGCCTCGTAGAGAAGAACTGGAGGAGCAGGCCTCTATAGACTTTGTGTTCATACCCCCCGAGACTAAGGAGAGAGTCCTCACCGAGCACCAGAAAGAGGTCAAGAGAACCAAAAGGTCAGTTTCAAGCAAATCAGCTCTTTTTATTTAACCAGAAAGTCCCTTgaatacttttttttcttcttctcaggGAGCCATATTTAGACAAAATAAACCAGAAGTTATAGAAATGATTCTTTCTCACTTTCTAGTAACAAAGCTTTTGTATGGGTTTTATTTGAAAGGGTTGACATTCCTGCCATGTACAACAACCTGGATGCTTCCCTTGATACCACGGTCTTCACCCAGTACACACAGAGTCAGGAGGAATCACTGTAAGTACTTATTGACTGCTGCCGTTACACTGAATAACACTAATCTATGAAGAAAGAAAGATTGCTTTGTGGGGGACCCAATGTTTAAAACATGCATTTCTTTTACAGGGACAAATTGCCAGCAGATGAGCAAGCCGAAGATGCTGAAAAGGATGAGGTTAAAGCGGAGGTAAAGAGAAATTAACAACACAAGCTATTCATTGTTCCATTTACCCCCCGAGGTCTGAAATGTCCTTCTTTTGATTGAAAACATATGGGTGCCTTCATAGCCAACAGGCCTTTTCTTCAAATTAAAgtgaaaatccccaaatacaAATGTCTCATTATTTTCGTCACAGGTTCCAGAAGAAAACATGGAAATGGGGGAGGACGTTGCTGACGACACCCAGGAATATATCAGTCCAACCAATGAGACAGCAGAATCTGCAAAGGGAGAGGAGGAGCCTGCTGATGAGTTACTTCCTGAGTCTGCAGACATTTCCATGGAGGAGGATGTCGATGAAGATGTTTCATTGAAGGATGACTCTGCCATGGATACCAGAGAGGGCACCAACCCTGACGTCTCTGGCTGCTCTGACATGGTCTCAGGGACGCCTCAGAAAACCAACAGTCGTCGCCAGTCTTTCATCACTCTGGAGAAGTATGCTGAGGGGAAGCCTGCTAGTCCTGCCAGCGTGGTGACGTTTACAGGCCCCCTCACCAGGACCGCTAACAGCCAGAAGCAGGATGCTTCCTCTCCGGAACCACCGGCAGGGGGCGGCCAGGCGCAGGCGGCTTCCTCTCCGGAACCACCGGCAGGGGGCGGCCAGGCGCAGGCGGTTTCCTCTCCGGAACCACCGGCAGGGGGCGGCCAGGCGCAGGGGGCTTCCTCTCCGGAACCACCGGCAGGGGCCGGCCAGGCGCAGGCGGTTTCCTCTCCGGAACCACCGGCAGGGGGCGGCCAGGCGCAGGCGGCTTCCTCTCCGGAACCACCGGCAGGGGGCGGCCAGGCGCAGGCGGCTTCCTCTCCGGAACCACCGGCAGGGGCTGACACGGACTCGCAGGAGACTGAACAAGCAAGATTTAGAAGCTCCAAGAATCAGTCTTccaaaaaagagggagagaaacctgAACCTTCAGAAGACAAAAAGCAATCTGAGGTTGAGAAACCAGCTGagaaaagaacaagtgaaaccgACGAGGACGACGTCATCCCAGACACCCAGACTCCGGTGGAAATACTGAAGGAAGTTCTAGTTCCTGAAGAAGTAGTAATGGGAAACAACAGTCAGAAAGAAGAGGAATCTCAaggtcttctggaaggttctcccagtTCCCAAGCCGATCTGAGCCAAGGTGAACCAAGGCGGTCCGGACGGCGGAGGAACAGGCCACTGAGACCAGGAGAAGATGCAGAGGTATGGGAAGAGAAAGACAAACGGAGGAAGTCTCAAACGGATTCACCAAAGACTGCGCCCTCTCCTGCCAGTCAAGCAGATGGTCAGTCACAGGGTAGAGCCAGTAGGAGAAGTAAGCTGGCTGTTGACGTGGAGGACCATGGAAAATACAAGCTGAGAAAAATAAGTCACAAGGAGGAGAGCGAGTTGAGCCAATCAAATTCACAGGTGGCCACGCCTTCACCTGCTGCTGATATCAACAGCCAATCACAGGGTAGCACGGTATCAAGTAGAAGGAGCAGCAAATCAGAGGATCTGGTCAAAGACAAACAAAAGAGAGGTGTTGCAGAGGAGGAGCTCAGTCAAAGTGACTCTCAAACGGACACCCCCTCTGCCTCTGATAATGATAGCCAATCACAGAGTAGATGTAGTCAGAGGAGTAAGTTGGCTGTGGAAGTGGAGGATGATTGCAAGCAGAAACTAAGGAGTATTAGGGCTCAGAAGGTGGAGGAGAAGACAAGCCAAATTGATTCACATGTAGCCACACCATCTCAACAAGAGAGCCAGTCACGGGGTAGTGCAAGCTGGAAGAGCAAACCGCTCAGTGATTTGGAGGAGGTTGACTTTGTAGATGAGGTTGACAAGCAGGATCCTACTGAGCACCAAAGTGATTCTCAGATTGCCACACCCTCTCCTGCTGATCAAACAGGAGATGGCCAATCACAGGGTAGATCTAGCAGGAGGAGTAAATTGGTCACCGAGTCAGAAGAACAGGGTAAAGGCAAGCCAAAGACGAGAGGCGGTACAGAGCTACTCAGCCAAATTGACTCAAAGACTACACCTTCAACCAAACCTTCAGCCACTCCAACAGACAGCCAGTCGCAGGGTAGAGCAAGCAGGAGAAGCAAGGTTCCCATTGAAGTGGCTGAGTCTGAGGTCAAAAGAAGCCTGCATTTGGCCACTGATTCAGCAGCAACACCAGAGATGAGCCACACTCATTCTCAGGTCGCTCCTTCTGCCACCAGTCCAACAGACCGCCAGCTGAGGCCCAGGGGCAGAACCAGTAAAAGAAGCAAGATGTTAAAGGAGCAGGTAAAAGCCAACAGCAGCCCTAACCCAACTCCTAACATGGAGACTGAGAACTCACAGGTGGGAGATACAGAATCCTCACAAGGAAGTGGAAGGACTAAAAGGCGCAATGCCTCCCGGGCCTTACTAGGCTCCAACGTGGAGAACTCTGAGTCGGATGCTTCAGAGCTCCGGGAGGATGTCCAGAAAGGCCGGAAGCCCACGTCAGCTGGAGCGATTCCAAGCCCACTGGCTACAGTTGGATCAGCAGAGCCAGGGGCTGACCAAGATATCCCAATGGATAGTTCTGAAACTTCTCTAAAGTCAGACTCGCAAAACCCATCAAGTGAGGCCTTAGAAGTCAATATTCCACAGGATGTGGAGGAAGCCCTTAAAATGGTCAACTCCCTTAAACCTGAAGTGGTAGTTCCAAGTCTTCCTGTGATAACTCAGATAGCTCTGGGGCAGAGGGAGACTGACATGGGGGGTGTGGTTGAGGCAGTTGACCCTGTTGTGCCAGAGAAGGTTGAGAGTGAAAATACTAAGCTTTCTTCTCAACAGACGGACTCTTCAGTAGAACCTGATCTAGAACATAAGAGCCAGGATGCGTGTATGTCTCGATGGAAGAAGGAACGTGGACATAAATGGTCAAAAAGCAAAGCGAATTTCAACACAGTTTCCTCTCAGGAGAGTGACCATGGTGACCTAGAGTGTGACAGGCCAACACAGATCCAAAGTAAGCTGCTCACTGACTCTGAGCAGGCCAACTCTCCCACGCTTTCCACTGAAGGAAATGCCATCTCTGAAGATGGACTAAACAGACTATGTACCCCTCCCATTGCCAATGGCCTCCCCCCAGATACTTCACCTACTGAGGCAACAGAGGAGAAACTGGGTCTTCAGGTCTCTGAGTCCTCAGGGAAGGTTTTAGATGGGCTGAAGCCTGTGGCTGTCTCCAGTGAGGAGGTGACAGAGGAGCAGATGGGAGTACACGTGGAGAACAGACATCCAGAGTCTGCTACCAATGTTCTAGAGGAGGACCAACTGGAAGATGTTGGCAGGTCTATTGGGCAAGCCCAGCCAGGGTGTTCCAAAGCCTTAGATGAGGAGCAACGGGAGGAGCAGTACACATCTATCAAAGAAGGACAGCCAGAGGCTGACAGCACCTCTACTGGAACCAGAGAAACCCACACTGAGCCTCAGGCGGACAACGTTCAAGATATCACTCCTCTCCAAGAGAGGGCAAAAACTGACAATGTATCTGGCCTCGAGTGTGAAGAGGGTGAAGAAACCCAGATGGACAATAATGACCTAGATCTGTCTCCTTTAAACTATTTTACCCTTGTGTCCTCTGACCTTCACGAAGCCCCAGTGCCTCTACATCACCCAAGTACCTCTAAAGACATGTTGTGCCAAGACTCCCCACCCAAGCAGAAGGATGCTGTGATGGGGCTGGAGGTGGGCCATAGCCCCAGCAGTGGCAGGACCAGGGGGTTGTGGTCCCCCTTAGCTTCCCCCTCCACCTCTATCCTGAAGAAGGGACAGAAAAGACCAATAGAAGAGGAGAGTCCTTCGCCTTTCACCAAGGTAATGTGATCAGGGGTACTTAATCTATGACGATTTACAAATCATAAATTTATGCATATATTCTAATTATATGCATTCAACTGTCAGTATAAATTGAAAATTACACGCTTTCAGTTGAAGAGAATCCTTGATGTATCTGATGGCATTAGCAGGTTTTGAAAACAAAGTGTGATAAATTAATACATCGTTTTTATTTCGCAGTCTCGACGAGTATCATTTGCTGACCCAATCCAACACCAGGAGCTGGCAGATGACATTGACCGTCGCAGCCCTGTCATCCGATCCAGCTCCCCAAGAACCAAAACTACCAGCAGCAGCATCCCTCAGGCGAAGGTACATGATCCACTAGTGATGTGTAATAAATGTCATTTTAAATACTCTGCACTAAATCATTAAAGGCTCGATTTAGTTAAGATGAGTGTGTGAAACTTCAACTTTTGCCTAAATCATCAATGGGAGGCAGTGATATTCTGACTTGATTTCTGCACAATTAACTCAGTGGCCACAGATTAACTGAActtccccttgactttttttttttgatGTCTCTTTCATTTTGACCCTTTTACTGTGATAGCCTAACCTCTGCTCTATTTGCAGTATATCACAACACCAACAAAGGGCCTACTGATCCTCAGTCCACGCAATCTCCGCAGCCCGGGGTACAAGAGCTCCAAGAAATGCCTGGTATGTACCCTCAGATACACAGGAAGTACCCAAGTTATTTTCAGACTAGATCATAATCCTAAATTCAATCCTTTTCGTAAAACCTAATGGATTAGATGATGATCTTATTATCCACAAGGACATTCATTTTGCAGCATCCATACATTCACTACATATAGACAGAACAGCCAATTTGGTCCATTGGTTTACTGTCCATGATTGTTGTGCATGTGCCCGAGTGTCATTCCTACTTAGCTTCTGACTTGATTAATGTTGTTTCAGATCTCTGAGCTGGGCCAGGAGCCGAGGCCCATCCCTAAGGACTGTGTGTACCCGGCCCTGGTCCGCTGTTCTACCCCTGTGGAAGCAGTGCTGCCTCAGATCACCTCCAACATGTGGTTAGTGTAACCCAGAGAACTCTGGTCCCAAAAAATTAACTGCTTCTACAATATATCAAGTTTAATACAATGCGAGTTGCAACAAGGGAACAACAATCCAACATGGGTTCCCATACAACTGTAGCAGATATCCAAAGCTTTAGGCATTTCTTTATAATTAAAATGGGCCATCAGCcattgctacatacatttttggacttataaatgtaCTGATATGTATCcaatgattcttgaagaatataacttataaatgccccatgagcttagttcaactgtcacactctgagaacccaaaatataagcttgtttctccaatgtttgtagacaaagtaaatgtaaacaaacactatatagcctcaaaacatggttaaaacaatcattttgatatcatggatggtcagtccttgcatccatagctctatgAATTTGcgtgttacatttctccagtcccgtccctcagctttttaccgaagcAACGAGTGGGGAGGGTGTTTTGCTATTCCTTCTACTGCTGATAGCTGCTTTAACATATTCTGTCATTATTTATCCTCAGGCCTCGTGGCTTTGGCCAGCTTGTGCGAGCCCGGAATATCAAAACTGTCGGAGACCTCAGTGCTCTCACACCAAGTGAAATCAAGAACCTTCCCATTCGTTCCCCAAAGATTTCTAATGTGAAGAAAGCACTTAAAATATACCATGAACAGCAGGTATTTTGCCCAAACTTAAAACCTGTGACTTTTTCCTACCTTTTGAAAATGCAAATGAGATTCATACTTTAGATTATACCCAAGAGATATTTGTGTTACACAGTTAATGATAATTGTCATACGTGGTTAATTCTTGTAGAGATGGGCACAGTTCAGGTGGTTTATCTATTTGGTCTGTAATGGATCGTTTCACCTTGTTACTGCTTCAGCAGAAGGGCCGTAGTGATGAGCTGAAGAGTTTTGAGGAGATGGAGAAGATGACATCTGAGCTGGAGGAACCAACTGTTCCTCAGAACCAGGAGGACAAGACTCCAGGAGATGCTCTAGGTGAGTTCAATTAACCTGTGTTGTCCCAAAGCCAAAGGCCAAATTGTGCAGTAAGAGAATAAGTGGCTGTGAAATTGCTCAATTGAAC harbors:
- the LOC120063947 gene encoding telomere-associated protein RIF1-like; amino-acid sequence: MMATVPLTSSSLLPLLESLEDITAGQPEQTDAYLTIVNRLSGDDGTPFLPAVIKNFSRLGKTFQTHIASQNAELSQAALQALGFCVFHAHVVSAIPANFAEELLSALSSLVVKSTDKNTCTRALWVISKQNFPPEVVAKMVPEILRTLECVRTREDIQSVVMEHESLNVIIRLLDQAPAQMGERAVQWAKLVIPLVVHSASKVRLRAAAALEMGLPLLMEKQKEVAAIIEPIMSSKLIPELQKLFSTKNETNVLKLWPLFVRLLGKLLHRGGPFINSLLGLEELGFRSSSPNIKKIAFIAWKSLIDNFSLNPEILCSAKRLKLLLQPLSSIQVRTEALLLTKLEVWWYLVVKLGPNLPAHFEQVGVPLLQCTLGTDSAFPTTPARSSIQSSAVGTSAPAFSSPTVMPRLSLNCSVVAGQAYPSIQLLGLEMLLHYFMGSEVTAAAAKNQLTLSLEPLVHPFLSSPPSFTKHGSLLISAVRDSFICIGKDAPAGHKKERQGSELLPLLLQALQSVISSEALPAHRALSLLDMTVKGIPQRILGSASYQVGKMDLLNGTPALFLILLFYNSSLVGGFVDDERFFLCLETLVSCGLSGLTSPLAFGEAVLGAVGRSAGTLGNKEQLWRMWSVVVNPLTVTITQTNEVNQGDALEHNFSAVHTALMFPITHLLPGNALPQVTQKSMLGTWSRLYKVFACCSALVATAEENVCCEELCGKMAALLDRKALRVPSTLDAVANILLVIVESSDFSPYTSQFQQKMKSPHTPLAWVRKKSKALGNLSTFQTLLVQALEAFNAVEAPETVPEGTGLALVSILSTLFSNLALATAIQEALASLTKPLTALYEQPGRTPNEQLKSTSSLGAKLEKLLVDVLGCLQTCSALAYDDELLSLLSPLLCVLFLHRRKHIRSLVTQFWNATFANALALVYPEELKPVLSQVKQNTPILLPGFQSVEVPDELSGQYSSESSQLETKLSGVQMTPGVKRDSLLARVGEMKDRSSKTSKPVSMKLDFGSPKPPRREELEEQASIDFVFIPPETKERVLTEHQKEVKRTKRVDIPAMYNNLDASLDTTVFTQYTQSQEESLDKLPADEQAEDAEKDEVKAEVPEENMEMGEDVADDTQEYISPTNETAESAKGEEEPADELLPESADISMEEDVDEDVSLKDDSAMDTREGTNPDVSGCSDMVSGTPQKTNSRRQSFITLEKYAEGKPASPASVVTFTGPLTRTANSQKQDASSPEPPAGGGQAQAASSPEPPAGGGQAQAVSSPEPPAGGGQAQGASSPEPPAGAGQAQAVSSPEPPAGGGQAQAASSPEPPAGGGQAQAASSPEPPAGADTDSQETEQARFRSSKNQSSKKEGEKPEPSEDKKQSEVEKPAEKRTSETDEDDVIPDTQTPVEILKEVLVPEEVVMGNNSQKEEESQGLLEGSPSSQADLSQGEPRRSGRRRNRPLRPGEDAEVWEEKDKRRKSQTDSPKTAPSPASQADGQSQGRASRRSKLAVDVEDHGKYKLRKISHKEESELSQSNSQVATPSPAADINSQSQGSTVSSRRSSKSEDLVKDKQKRGVAEEELSQSDSQTDTPSASDNDSQSQSRCSQRSKLAVEVEDDCKQKLRSIRAQKVEEKTSQIDSHVATPSQQESQSRGSASWKSKPLSDLEEVDFVDEVDKQDPTEHQSDSQIATPSPADQTGDGQSQGRSSRRSKLVTESEEQGKGKPKTRGGTELLSQIDSKTTPSTKPSATPTDSQSQGRASRRSKVPIEVAESEVKRSLHLATDSAATPEMSHTHSQVAPSATSPTDRQLRPRGRTSKRSKMLKEQVKANSSPNPTPNMETENSQVGDTESSQGSGRTKRRNASRALLGSNVENSESDASELREDVQKGRKPTSAGAIPSPLATVGSAEPGADQDIPMDSSETSLKSDSQNPSSEALEVNIPQDVEEALKMVNSLKPEVVVPSLPVITQIALGQRETDMGGVVEAVDPVVPEKVESENTKLSSQQTDSSVEPDLEHKSQDACMSRWKKERGHKWSKSKANFNTVSSQESDHGDLECDRPTQIQSKLLTDSEQANSPTLSTEGNAISEDGLNRLCTPPIANGLPPDTSPTEATEEKLGLQVSESSGKVLDGLKPVAVSSEEVTEEQMGVHVENRHPESATNVLEEDQLEDVGRSIGQAQPGCSKALDEEQREEQYTSIKEGQPEADSTSTGTRETHTEPQADNVQDITPLQERAKTDNVSGLECEEGEETQMDNNDLDLSPLNYFTLVSSDLHEAPVPLHHPSTSKDMLCQDSPPKQKDAVMGLEVGHSPSSGRTRGLWSPLASPSTSILKKGQKRPIEEESPSPFTKSRRVSFADPIQHQELADDIDRRSPVIRSSSPRTKTTSSSIPQAKYITTPTKGLLILSPRNLRSPGYKSSKKCLISELGQEPRPIPKDCVYPALVRCSTPVEAVLPQITSNMWPRGFGQLVRARNIKTVGDLSALTPSEIKNLPIRSPKISNVKKALKIYHEQQQKGRSDELKSFEEMEKMTSELEEPTVPQNQEDKTPGDALVTELLDEPVSKEHEEHPEERPDQSRPDHQKTAEGGLLLEVESLAAHLTGEGLSHCSSDQLVQIHDQLGGMMRTVVVQLQSRLLAQNKDSGP